The region CGTTGAACAGGGCGTCGTGTTCCACAGTGGCCACGTCGAAGTCGGCCTCGAAGTCCTCGCCTTTCTTCTCCCACTCCACATGCTGGGCGTCGGGGAACGTGCTGCTCAGTGTTTCCTTTACCGCTGCAGGCACATCATCAGGCTTTATATCGTCATCTTTATCATTATCGCAGGCAAAAAGGGAGCCGCCCAGAAACAGAAGTGCAATTGCTGTTGATTTCATGATTTTTGCTTTTAAGGTTATACATAAGGTATGGAGCAAAGCTACAGGCCGATTCTGAAGCAATACTGGAGCAAATCTGAAGCAATACTGAAGAAGGGAGAATAGTATTGATTTTAGCTCTAATAAACCCTAATCCCTCTTTGGATAAGGAGGGAGATTCACCCCTCCTCCCCAACCCTCCCCTTTTATCGAGGGCCCCTACCCCCAAAACAGGGAAGGGAGCCTGTACTTGCTGCTGCTGAAGTATAAGTTTTGTAGCTGCTGATCTTACGCGGGCAGGTCGCGATCTATCCCTACAGGTGTAAACCCACCCCTCCAAGGAGGGAGATTATACTTGCCCAGGCGTCCGCTCTTTCGGATTTGCAATTAGGAGTGTTCGGAAGTTGTTTACGTTTTCATATTGGCAAAGACAATCTCTGGTTTTCCTCCTGCTATGACGATAAGCAAGGCCGTGATACGTTCATCAAGCTCCATGGCAAATCTTCTTTTGGCGGTTTTGTATCCCAGCTCATTTACTTTCCTGTAGACCAACAGCATCATGGCCAGTATCAGCGTCATGTAAAGGATGATTTTGATACCGTTGAGGCTGACCGTGAGCAGATGGGAGAGGTTGAGCTCCTGCTTGAGAAAGCGGAAGAAGACCTCTATGTCCCAGCGCCTGCGGTAGAGCCTGGCAATGGCCTTAGCCGATACGTCAAAGCGGTTGGTGAGCAAGGGAATCACTTTGCCTTTGTCGGTCACAGCTTTGATGAGGCGAAAAGGCACCTCGACCTGCTTGCCATGGGAGTAGAGCCAACACAACTCATCGCTGAGGATGCGCACGTTGCCTACCCGCTCTCCAGCCGCCGTCGAGAAACAAGTGCCGGTTTGGCAGCGGGCATTCTTCTTGAGCCGGGTGATAAACCAAAGCTGCTTTGCATCTATCCGGCAAAAGCTCCTGCGCTGCTGCACGCCCCTGTCGAAGACAACCACGTTGTCCTCGGCTGCTACCTGGCCCAGGATAAGCCTGGCAATGGTCTTGTCCTCGCTCAACTCGGATTGTTTGGAAAACAGCTCCACGGAGGAGGGAAACAGGTCCTGCAGGGCCAGCGTGTACTTGATCTGTTTTTTGCCGTCCTTCTTGCGCCCCACACGCATACCGGCCTCCAATTTGTTGGCCTGCTCGCAAACCATGGTCGAGTCAACCCGGGTAATGGAGTGGCCTGCTGCCTGCTGCTCCCCGTAGTGGCGCGAGAAGAGGTGATAGACCTGCTGATAGGCCTGCTCAAAAAAGCTCACTGGCATGGTGGCCAGCCTGTCGGAGAGGGAGCTGTGGCTGATCTGGGAAGAGGCATCGAGCTTGGCAAACGCCCGGAACTTGGCTGTGTTGAAATAATCTGCTAGGCTCCGCTGCCCTATTCTCTCATCACTTATCAGAC is a window of Pontibacter kalidii DNA encoding:
- a CDS encoding IS4 family transposase, translated to MAAIISSTKVSVESLLQYIPEESFSALAHQTRVDYKVHKLYGRSMFYLLLYGLISDERIGQRSLADYFNTAKFRAFAKLDASSQISHSSLSDRLATMPVSFFEQAYQQVYHLFSRHYGEQQAAGHSITRVDSTMVCEQANKLEAGMRVGRKKDGKKQIKYTLALQDLFPSSVELFSKQSELSEDKTIARLILGQVAAEDNVVVFDRGVQQRRSFCRIDAKQLWFITRLKKNARCQTGTCFSTAAGERVGNVRILSDELCWLYSHGKQVEVPFRLIKAVTDKGKVIPLLTNRFDVSAKAIARLYRRRWDIEVFFRFLKQELNLSHLLTVSLNGIKIILYMTLILAMMLLVYRKVNELGYKTAKRRFAMELDERITALLIVIAGGKPEIVFANMKT